One Nocardioides aromaticivorans genomic window carries:
- a CDS encoding MerR family transcriptional regulator: MLTIGELASYAGVTIRTVRHYHTKGLLPEPERDHSGYRRYDARAVSELIRIRTLAEAGVPLARVEELLDAGAEEFAAAVADIDRRLRAEIRERQQHRQRIAQLAAGDNLALPPEAAAYLARLREIGLPERLIEGERDAWILVAAQMPQHMAAYMALKEVQLDDPEQSGFYRDLAAAIDWEADDPRIPALADQLVALIEADVAAPPEGWEAPDLDLPDDLADLLDAVFVDSVPMARRLLRELEERGWTGWTKLERG, encoded by the coding sequence ATGCTGACGATCGGGGAGCTGGCGTCGTACGCCGGGGTGACGATCCGCACGGTGCGGCACTACCACACCAAGGGCCTGCTGCCGGAGCCCGAGCGGGACCACTCGGGCTACCGGCGCTACGACGCCCGCGCGGTGTCCGAGCTGATCCGGATCCGCACCCTGGCCGAGGCCGGCGTCCCCCTCGCCCGCGTCGAGGAGCTCCTCGACGCAGGCGCGGAGGAATTCGCCGCGGCGGTCGCCGACATCGACCGACGGCTGCGCGCGGAGATCCGCGAGCGCCAGCAGCACCGGCAGCGGATCGCCCAGCTGGCCGCCGGCGACAACCTCGCGCTGCCGCCGGAGGCTGCGGCGTACCTCGCCCGGCTGCGGGAGATCGGGCTGCCGGAGCGGCTGATCGAGGGCGAGCGCGACGCGTGGATCCTCGTCGCCGCGCAGATGCCCCAGCACATGGCGGCGTACATGGCGCTCAAGGAGGTCCAGCTCGACGACCCGGAGCAGAGCGGCTTCTACCGCGACCTCGCCGCGGCGATCGACTGGGAGGCCGACGACCCGCGGATCCCGGCGCTCGCCGACCAGCTGGTCGCCCTGATCGAGGCGGACGTCGCGGCCCCGCCCGAGGGCTGGGAGGCGCCGGACCTCGACCTGCCCGACGACCTCGCCGACCTGCTCGACGCGGTCTTCGTCGACTCCGTGCC
- a CDS encoding ABC transporter permease: MSSHFVRDTTTLLGRSLRHVLRSPDTIITTAVTPIAMLLLFVYVFGGAIDTGTGTGTGDYVDYLLPGILLITVASGIAYTAYRLHTDVSGGIFERFQSMPIARSAALWGHVITSVVANAAALVLVVLVALLMGFRSGAGALAWLGVAGILVLFTLTLTWLAVIPGLTARSADAVGGFSYPLIFLPFISSAFVPTAGMPGPVRWFAEHQPVTAIVDTIRHLYAEQPVGDDIWVALGWCAGLLVLAYVFAMRTYHGRIA, from the coding sequence ATGAGCAGCCACTTCGTCCGCGACACCACCACCCTGCTCGGCCGGTCGCTGCGCCACGTCCTGCGCAGCCCGGACACGATCATCACCACCGCCGTCACGCCGATCGCGATGCTGCTGCTGTTCGTCTACGTCTTCGGCGGCGCGATCGACACCGGCACCGGCACCGGCACCGGCGACTACGTCGACTACCTGCTGCCCGGCATCCTGCTGATCACCGTCGCGTCGGGCATCGCCTACACGGCGTACCGCCTCCACACCGACGTCTCCGGGGGCATCTTCGAGCGCTTCCAGTCGATGCCGATCGCGCGGTCCGCGGCGTTGTGGGGCCACGTGATCACCTCGGTCGTCGCCAACGCGGCCGCCCTGGTGCTGGTCGTGCTCGTCGCCCTGCTGATGGGCTTCCGCTCGGGTGCCGGCGCGCTGGCCTGGCTGGGGGTGGCCGGGATCCTCGTCCTGTTCACGCTGACGCTCACCTGGCTGGCCGTGATCCCGGGCCTCACCGCGCGGTCCGCGGACGCCGTCGGCGGCTTCTCCTACCCGCTGATCTTCCTGCCGTTCATCAGCTCGGCGTTCGTGCCGACGGCCGGGATGCCCGGTCCGGTGCGGTGGTTCGCCGAGCACCAGCCGGTGACCGCGATCGTCGACACGATCCGCCACCTGTACGCCGAGCAGCCGGTCGGCGACGACATCTGGGTCGCGCTCGGGTGGTGCGCCGGGCTGCTCGTCCTTGCCTACGTGTTCGCGATGCGCACCTACCACGGCCGGATCGCCTGA
- a CDS encoding ABC transporter ATP-binding protein: MDQNTPRVEPVIAVTDLRRSYDGQVVLDGVDLSVPAGSVYALLGSNGAGKTTTIRILATLLRADGGTAVVAGHDVATAPDRVRESISLTGQFAAVDEILTGRENLVLVARLRHLAEPGRTADELLARFALADAGGKRVATYSGGMRRRLDIAMSLIGDPPVIFLDEPTTGLDPQARLEVWRTVRELAHGGTTVLLTTQYLEEAEQLADRIGILHGGRVIVEGTLAELKALMPPAEVRYVEKQPSLEEVFLAITSTESTESTESTEGSLR, encoded by the coding sequence ATGGACCAGAACACACCCCGCGTCGAGCCCGTCATCGCGGTCACCGACCTCCGCAGGTCGTACGACGGCCAGGTCGTCCTCGACGGCGTCGACCTCTCCGTCCCGGCCGGATCGGTCTACGCCCTGCTCGGCTCCAACGGCGCCGGCAAGACCACCACGATCCGCATCCTCGCCACCCTGCTCCGCGCCGACGGCGGCACCGCCGTCGTCGCGGGCCACGACGTCGCGACCGCGCCCGACCGGGTGCGGGAGTCGATCAGCCTGACCGGCCAGTTCGCCGCGGTCGACGAGATCCTCACCGGGCGCGAGAACCTCGTCCTCGTCGCCCGGCTGCGCCACCTGGCCGAGCCGGGCCGGACCGCCGACGAGCTGCTCGCGAGGTTCGCCCTCGCCGACGCCGGCGGCAAGCGCGTCGCGACGTACTCCGGCGGCATGCGCCGCCGGCTCGACATAGCGATGAGCCTGATCGGCGATCCGCCCGTCATCTTCCTCGACGAGCCGACCACCGGCCTCGACCCGCAGGCGCGGCTCGAGGTGTGGCGCACGGTGAGGGAGCTCGCCCACGGCGGCACCACGGTGCTGCTCACGACGCAGTACCTCGAGGAGGCCGAGCAGCTCGCCGACCGGATCGGGATCCTGCACGGGGGCCGGGTCATCGTCGAGGGGACCCTCGCCGAGCTGAAGGCGCTGATGCCACCGGCCGAGGTGCGGTACGTCGAGAAGCAGCCCTCGCTCGAGGAGGTCTTCCTCGCCATCACCAGCACCGAGAGCACCGAGAGCACCGAGAGCACCGAGGGGAGCCTGCGATGA
- a CDS encoding cytochrome C5: protein MDIQLLADALSPVLRDPAAEDSFVYGLAHLPAAGTDVMVNVDPEVEDRDDVAVDELVERVAAFLAITPEQWSQVLTDVVAEVEDAVGDQPVAQPTALRDDLALTSTVVFVDAVLLSFVAPLQFPDGVIRVQLDAALAFEDMDVEIEGVEPVAFDGLDDLLDHLGQEP from the coding sequence ATGGACATCCAGCTCCTGGCGGACGCCCTCTCCCCCGTGCTCCGCGACCCGGCGGCGGAGGACTCGTTCGTCTACGGCCTGGCCCACCTGCCGGCCGCCGGGACCGACGTGATGGTCAACGTCGACCCGGAGGTCGAGGACCGCGACGACGTGGCGGTCGACGAGCTGGTCGAGCGGGTCGCGGCCTTCCTCGCCATCACGCCGGAGCAGTGGTCGCAGGTGCTCACCGACGTCGTGGCGGAGGTCGAGGACGCCGTCGGCGACCAGCCGGTCGCCCAGCCGACGGCCCTGCGCGACGACCTGGCGCTGACGTCCACGGTGGTCTTCGTCGACGCCGTGCTGCTGTCCTTCGTCGCGCCGCTGCAGTTCCCCGACGGCGTGATCCGGGTCCAGCTCGACGCCGCCCTCGCGTTCGAGGACATGGACGTCGAGATCGAGGGTGTCGAGCCGGTCGCCTTCGACGGTCTCGACGACCTGCTCGACCACCTCGGCCAGGAGCCCTGA
- a CDS encoding alpha/beta fold hydrolase — protein sequence MTIDEWWESGERVALSFGGAERSVFVQRLGGGDPMTLVHGFPSSSHDWALVVPALAEGHALLLPDLLGFGASDKPADHTYSIHEQADLVEALWAAEGITRTRLVAHDYGVSVAQELLARRADGALGVDLVRVDFLNGGLYPDIHRPEPVQTALLDPVQGPQISAIIDEELITGALAPTFATEADLAAHAGDIWRSLERYDGHRNAHLLIRYISDRQQHAERWTSVLERTDVPLRFVWGMLDPISGAHMAERIRERLPDAPLLALEDVAHWPPLEAPDRVAAALLA from the coding sequence ATGACGATCGACGAGTGGTGGGAGTCCGGCGAGCGGGTCGCCCTGTCCTTCGGCGGCGCGGAGCGCTCCGTCTTCGTCCAGCGCCTCGGCGGCGGCGATCCGATGACGCTGGTGCACGGGTTCCCGAGCTCGTCGCACGACTGGGCGCTCGTCGTACCCGCGCTGGCGGAGGGGCACGCCCTGCTGCTCCCGGACCTCCTCGGCTTCGGTGCCTCCGACAAGCCGGCCGACCACACGTACTCGATCCACGAGCAGGCCGACCTCGTCGAGGCGCTGTGGGCCGCGGAGGGAATCACCCGCACCCGGCTGGTCGCGCACGACTACGGCGTCTCCGTGGCGCAGGAGCTGCTCGCCCGCCGCGCCGACGGCGCGCTCGGGGTCGACCTGGTCAGGGTCGACTTCCTCAACGGCGGCCTCTACCCCGACATCCACCGGCCCGAGCCCGTGCAGACCGCGCTGCTCGACCCGGTCCAGGGCCCCCAGATCAGCGCGATCATCGACGAGGAGCTGATCACCGGCGCTCTCGCCCCGACCTTCGCCACCGAGGCCGACCTCGCCGCCCACGCCGGGGACATCTGGCGCTCGCTCGAGAGGTACGACGGCCACCGCAACGCGCACCTGTTGATCCGCTACATCAGCGACCGCCAGCAGCACGCGGAGCGCTGGACCTCGGTGCTCGAGCGCACCGACGTACCGCTGCGCTTCGTGTGGGGGATGCTCGACCCGATCTCCGGCGCGCACATGGCCGAGCGGATCAGGGAACGGCTGCCCGACGCGCCACTCCTCGCGCTGGAGGATGTCGCGCACTGGCCGCCGCTGGAGGCGCCGGACCGGGTGGCCGCGGCGCTGCTGGCCTGA
- a CDS encoding TetR/AcrR family transcriptional regulator, translating to MAAQSTTTEVRRRGGPTKGDQREAQILEATRTLLAERTIDELTINAIAEAAGVSRTAFYFYFPTKQAVVAALLDGLWDQFGSTHGWMDTDGIDRDALLEHHRLVAAVWREHAAILTCTTGGNSVDFEPLVAWVDRAHQRLIDALAGKIARDQAAGIAPAGVDPVVLAEAVSALRDARFPEIAKLRGAAFERALADLTSVVLRVVYGRIG from the coding sequence ATGGCAGCGCAGTCCACGACCACCGAGGTACGCCGGCGCGGGGGGCCCACCAAGGGCGACCAGCGTGAGGCGCAGATCCTCGAGGCGACGCGCACCCTGCTGGCCGAGCGCACGATCGACGAGCTGACGATCAACGCCATCGCCGAGGCAGCGGGCGTCTCGCGCACGGCCTTCTACTTCTACTTCCCGACCAAGCAGGCCGTGGTGGCCGCGCTCCTCGACGGGCTGTGGGACCAGTTCGGCAGCACGCACGGCTGGATGGACACCGACGGGATCGACCGCGACGCGCTGCTGGAGCACCACCGTCTCGTTGCCGCGGTCTGGCGTGAGCACGCCGCGATCCTGACCTGCACGACCGGGGGGAACTCCGTCGACTTCGAGCCGCTGGTGGCCTGGGTCGACCGCGCGCACCAGCGCCTGATCGACGCCCTGGCGGGCAAGATCGCCCGCGACCAGGCGGCCGGGATCGCGCCGGCCGGCGTGGATCCCGTCGTCCTGGCCGAGGCCGTCTCGGCCCTGCGCGACGCACGCTTCCCCGAGATCGCGAAGCTCCGCGGGGCCGCGTTCGAGCGGGCGCTCGCCGACCTGACGTCGGTGGTGCTCAGGGTCGTCTACGGCCGGATCGGCTGA
- a CDS encoding MFS transporter — translation MTSTLDPATSVEAPSASGPATYSRLVLPAMAANVFLLSLIQTVVVPALPLIGQQLSVSATTVGWVATATMLTASAVTPLFGRLGDVFGNRRVILVVLALTLVGSVLAAVGDSIAVLLAGRVLQGASFGLFPLAISVLRQELPLARLHHGMSIAATALGFGSGFALVATGVLTNNGGDYHRIFWLTVAASALMLVLSAIALPRRAGRGGRVDYLGALVLGAGLVALLLPVSQGHEWGWTAPTTLALFGLAVVVLLAFGVLQSRTEQPLIALSLLSHRPVLATNLASLFVGYGMFSVFLGATYFVQAPAALAGYGFDASVLRTSIEFMLPGTLLAIPLGPISGHLVGRYGARPVLLSATVLGVASMASLALFHDHSAEFIGALVAGNAAIAVAYAAMPALLVRYVAPHDTGIANSVNSIMRTVGGAIGSAIVITILAASAETVATPIGPVSLPTEGAYTAAFALGAGAFALAALLAALGFRNAEPHEVAAA, via the coding sequence ATGACTTCCACGCTCGACCCCGCGACGTCCGTCGAGGCGCCCTCGGCCTCCGGCCCCGCGACGTACTCCCGGCTCGTCCTGCCCGCCATGGCGGCCAACGTCTTCCTTCTCTCCCTCATCCAGACGGTCGTCGTGCCCGCGCTGCCGCTCATCGGCCAGCAGCTGAGCGTCTCGGCGACCACGGTCGGCTGGGTCGCCACGGCGACGATGCTCACGGCGTCCGCCGTCACTCCGCTGTTCGGCCGCCTCGGCGACGTCTTCGGCAACCGTCGCGTCATCCTCGTGGTGCTGGCGCTGACGCTGGTCGGGTCGGTGCTCGCCGCGGTCGGCGACTCGATCGCCGTCCTGCTCGCCGGGCGCGTGCTGCAGGGGGCGTCCTTCGGCCTGTTCCCGCTCGCCATCTCGGTGCTGCGCCAGGAGCTGCCGCTCGCGCGCCTGCACCATGGCATGTCGATCGCGGCGACCGCCCTCGGCTTCGGCTCCGGGTTCGCGCTGGTCGCCACCGGCGTGCTCACCAACAACGGCGGCGACTACCACCGCATCTTCTGGCTGACCGTCGCCGCGTCGGCGCTGATGCTCGTGCTGTCCGCGATCGCCCTGCCCCGGCGGGCGGGCCGCGGCGGCCGCGTCGACTACCTCGGCGCGCTCGTGCTCGGCGCCGGCCTGGTCGCCCTTCTCCTGCCGGTCTCCCAGGGCCACGAGTGGGGCTGGACCGCTCCGACCACCCTCGCGCTGTTCGGCCTCGCGGTCGTCGTACTCCTCGCCTTCGGTGTCCTGCAGTCGCGCACCGAGCAGCCGCTGATCGCGCTCTCCCTGCTCAGCCACCGTCCGGTGCTGGCGACCAACCTGGCCTCGCTGTTCGTCGGCTACGGCATGTTCTCGGTGTTCCTCGGCGCGACGTACTTCGTCCAGGCGCCCGCGGCCCTCGCCGGCTACGGCTTCGACGCGAGCGTGCTGCGCACCAGCATCGAGTTCATGCTCCCCGGCACCCTGCTCGCCATCCCGCTCGGCCCGATCTCCGGCCACCTCGTCGGCAGGTACGGCGCCCGCCCGGTCCTGCTCTCGGCCACCGTCCTCGGCGTGGCCAGCATGGCCTCGCTCGCGCTCTTCCACGACCACAGCGCCGAGTTCATCGGCGCGCTCGTCGCCGGCAACGCCGCGATCGCCGTCGCCTATGCCGCCATGCCCGCCCTGCTGGTCCGGTACGTCGCCCCGCACGACACGGGCATCGCCAACTCGGTCAACAGCATCATGCGCACCGTCGGCGGCGCGATCGGCAGCGCCATCGTGATCACGATCCTCGCCGCATCCGCCGAGACCGTCGCGACCCCGATCGGCCCGGTGTCGCTGCCCACCGAGGGCGCCTACACCGCGGCCTTCGCGCTCGGGGCCGGAGCGTTCGCGCTCGCCGCGCTGCTCGCCGCCCTCGGCTTCCGCAACGCGGAGCCCCACGAGGTCGCTGCTGCCTGA
- a CDS encoding sensor histidine kinase — MRDERIARGRGLSVRLRLTLSYAGFLMVAGVLLLAVVWVYLLRYVPDGPFIEPTFSPSRTDLQRAFLPKAAMAMGALLVFGLVGGWMLAGWMLAPLTRITDAARLAADGSLSHRIRLRGRRDEFSELADTFDAMLARIEAQVEEQKRFAANASHELRTPLAITQTLLEVARNDRSGDHEVLVDRLHSVNARAIDLTEALLLLSRADQRSFVRREVDLSLAAEEVAETLLPLAEKYDVTLETAGDLAPALGSPALLVQLVTNLVHNAIVHNLPAQGTVRVTTGHRQGRAVLVVENTGPSLNPQLVATLAEPFQRGTERIRNDHDGVGLGLAIVKSIARAHDGQLLLEPREGGGLRVTVVLPAGP, encoded by the coding sequence GTGAGGGACGAGCGGATCGCCCGCGGCCGGGGCCTCAGCGTCCGGCTGCGGCTGACCCTGAGCTACGCCGGCTTCCTGATGGTGGCCGGTGTCCTGCTGCTCGCGGTGGTGTGGGTGTATCTGCTGCGCTACGTCCCGGACGGGCCGTTCATCGAGCCGACCTTCTCGCCGAGCCGCACCGACCTGCAGCGGGCGTTCCTGCCCAAGGCCGCGATGGCGATGGGCGCGCTGCTGGTCTTCGGGCTCGTCGGCGGATGGATGCTCGCCGGCTGGATGCTCGCCCCGCTGACCCGGATCACGGATGCCGCCCGGCTCGCCGCCGACGGCTCGCTGTCCCACCGGATCCGGCTGCGCGGGCGCCGCGACGAGTTCAGCGAGCTCGCCGACACCTTCGACGCGATGCTCGCCCGGATCGAGGCCCAGGTCGAGGAGCAGAAGCGCTTCGCCGCCAACGCCTCCCACGAGCTGCGCACCCCGCTCGCGATCACGCAGACCCTGCTGGAGGTCGCCCGCAACGACCGGTCGGGGGACCACGAGGTGCTTGTCGACCGGTTGCACAGCGTCAATGCGCGCGCCATCGACCTGACCGAGGCGCTGCTGCTGCTCAGCCGCGCCGACCAGCGCTCCTTCGTGCGGCGCGAGGTCGACCTGTCCCTGGCCGCCGAGGAGGTCGCCGAGACCCTGCTCCCCCTCGCCGAGAAGTACGACGTCACCCTCGAGACCGCCGGGGACCTCGCCCCCGCCCTCGGCTCACCGGCACTGCTCGTGCAGCTCGTCACCAACCTCGTGCACAACGCGATCGTCCACAACCTCCCCGCGCAGGGGACCGTCCGGGTCACGACGGGCCACCGGCAGGGGCGCGCCGTCCTCGTCGTCGAGAACACCGGGCCGTCCCTCAACCCGCAACTGGTCGCGACCCTGGCCGAGCCCTTCCAGCGCGGCACCGAGCGGATCCGCAACGACCACGACGGCGTGGGTCTCGGCCTCGCGATCGTGAAGAGCATCGCCCGCGCCCATGACGGCCAGCTGCTGCTGGAGCCGCGCGAGGGCGGCGGGCTGCGGGTGACGGTGGTGCTGCCCGCGGGCCCATGA
- a CDS encoding response regulator transcription factor: protein MRVLIVEDEVLMAEAIRDGLRLEAIAADIAGDGDTALELIDVNEYDIAVLDRDIPGPSGDEVAQRIVASCSGMPILMLTAADRLDDKASGFELGADDYLTKPFELRELVLRLRALDRRRAHHRPPVWEVAGLRLDPFRREVYRDGRYVALTRKQFAVLEVLVAAQGGVVSAEELLERAWDENADPFTNAVRITVSALRKRLGEPWLIATVPGVGYRIGSGAAAEEESP, encoded by the coding sequence GTGCGCGTGCTGATCGTCGAGGACGAGGTGCTCATGGCCGAGGCCATCCGCGACGGCCTGCGCCTGGAGGCGATCGCCGCCGACATCGCCGGCGACGGGGACACCGCGCTGGAGCTGATCGACGTCAACGAGTACGACATCGCGGTCCTCGACCGGGACATCCCCGGGCCGTCCGGCGACGAGGTGGCGCAGCGGATCGTCGCGTCCTGCAGCGGCATGCCGATCCTGATGCTGACCGCCGCGGACCGGCTTGACGACAAGGCGTCCGGCTTCGAGCTCGGCGCCGACGACTACCTGACCAAGCCCTTCGAGCTGCGCGAGCTGGTGCTCCGGCTCCGGGCCCTCGACCGCCGCCGGGCCCACCACCGGCCGCCGGTGTGGGAGGTGGCGGGGTTGCGACTGGACCCGTTCCGGCGCGAGGTCTACCGCGACGGGCGCTATGTCGCGCTCACCCGCAAGCAGTTCGCCGTGCTCGAGGTGCTGGTCGCCGCCCAGGGCGGGGTCGTGAGCGCCGAGGAGCTTCTCGAGCGGGCGTGGGACGAGAACGCCGACCCGTTCACCAACGCCGTACGGATCACCGTGTCGGCGCTGCGCAAGCGGCTCGGGGAGCCGTGGCTGATCGCGACGGTGCCGGGTGTCGGCTACCGGATCGGGTCCGGTGCCGCCGCTGAGGAGGAGTCCCCGTGA
- a CDS encoding M15 family metallopeptidase, which produces MIRLRFLVLAVLGFAAVVWGPALATSSAGSSALALLPGGLGASGSADGRLPEGTTVFDDDQPGVVRLEHELLAALRDAARDAAEDGITIVVNSGWRSASYQQDLLDDAVAEYGSEEAAARWVATPQTSPHVSGNAVDVGPHAATDWLAEHGASYGLCRTYANEPWHFELRREAVGGRCPAPYDDPTQDPRLAQ; this is translated from the coding sequence ATGATCCGACTCCGCTTCCTCGTCCTCGCCGTCCTGGGCTTCGCCGCCGTGGTGTGGGGCCCGGCGCTGGCCACCTCGAGCGCCGGCTCCTCGGCCCTGGCCCTGCTCCCCGGCGGGCTCGGCGCCTCCGGCAGCGCCGACGGCCGGCTGCCCGAGGGGACCACCGTCTTCGACGACGACCAGCCCGGCGTCGTCCGCCTCGAGCACGAGCTGCTGGCCGCGCTGCGGGACGCGGCCCGCGACGCCGCGGAGGACGGCATCACGATCGTCGTCAACAGCGGGTGGCGCTCTGCGTCGTACCAGCAGGACCTGCTGGACGACGCCGTCGCGGAGTACGGCTCGGAGGAGGCCGCGGCCCGGTGGGTCGCCACGCCGCAGACCTCCCCCCACGTCTCCGGCAACGCGGTCGACGTCGGACCGCACGCGGCCACCGACTGGCTCGCGGAGCACGGGGCGTCGTACGGGCTGTGCCGGACCTACGCCAACGAGCCGTGGCACTTCGAGCTGCGCCGCGAGGCGGTCGGCGGCCGGTGCCCCGCGCCGTACGACGACCCGACCCAGGACCCGCGGCTGGCGCAGTAG
- a CDS encoding LacI family DNA-binding transcriptional regulator → MGTLTDIAGEAGVSEATVSRVLNDKPGVSEGARQAVLVALDVLGFERPAKLRRRSGGLVGLVVPELDNPIFPAFAQVIEDALARRRYTPVLCTQSPGGISEDEYVESLLDHGVAGIIFVSGRHADTSADHERYRSLVERGMPVAFINGYAEDVDAPFLSTDDAAAMELAVAHLVQLGHRRIGLATGPARFVPSRRKRAGFARALQRLLDLSDDEAVSWVEEGLFTVEGGAAAARSLVERGATGIVCASDLMAMGAVRGVRDLGLAVPDDVSVVGFDDSILIGFLDPPLTTVRQPVQPMCAAAVAAVADAIAGEPIPPKEYMFKPELVVRRSTGPGPGSAT, encoded by the coding sequence ATGGGGACACTGACGGACATCGCTGGCGAGGCCGGCGTCAGCGAGGCGACGGTCAGTAGGGTCCTCAACGACAAGCCCGGGGTCAGCGAGGGCGCCCGCCAGGCGGTCCTGGTCGCCCTCGACGTCCTCGGCTTCGAGCGGCCCGCGAAGCTGCGTCGGCGCAGCGGCGGGCTCGTCGGCCTCGTCGTGCCGGAGTTGGACAACCCGATCTTCCCGGCCTTCGCGCAGGTCATCGAGGACGCGCTCGCCCGGCGCCGCTACACGCCGGTGCTGTGCACCCAGTCGCCTGGCGGCATCTCCGAGGACGAGTACGTCGAGTCGCTGCTGGACCACGGCGTCGCCGGGATCATCTTCGTGTCGGGCAGGCATGCCGACACCTCGGCCGACCACGAGCGCTACCGGTCCCTCGTCGAGCGCGGCATGCCCGTGGCGTTCATCAACGGCTACGCCGAGGACGTCGACGCACCCTTCCTGTCGACCGACGACGCCGCCGCGATGGAGCTGGCCGTCGCCCATCTCGTGCAGCTGGGGCACCGCCGGATCGGCCTGGCCACCGGGCCCGCGCGCTTCGTGCCCTCCCGCCGAAAGCGCGCCGGCTTCGCTCGCGCGCTGCAGCGCCTGCTGGATCTCTCCGACGACGAGGCCGTGTCCTGGGTCGAGGAGGGGCTGTTCACGGTCGAGGGCGGAGCGGCCGCGGCACGCAGTCTCGTCGAACGTGGAGCCACCGGCATCGTGTGTGCCTCGGACCTGATGGCCATGGGCGCGGTCCGCGGCGTCCGCGACCTCGGCCTGGCGGTGCCCGACGACGTGTCCGTGGTGGGCTTCGACGACTCGATCCTGATCGGCTTCCTGGACCCGCCGCTCACGACGGTGCGCCAGCCGGTGCAGCCGATGTGCGCGGCCGCGGTGGCCGCCGTCGCCGACGCCATTGCCGGCGAGCCCATCCCGCCGAAGGAGTACATGTTCAAGCCCGAGCTGGTGGTCCGGCGGTCGACCGGGCCCGGCCCCGGCTCCGCAACATGA
- a CDS encoding extracellular solute-binding protein: protein MRRTLPVAGIAALALVLSACGGGDSESDDKKSPNEVDPASLSAELTWWDTSDPTNEAPAFKELIKKFNAEYPKVKINYQSVPFGEAQNKFKTAAEAGQGAPDILRAEVAWVPEFAAAGHLYALDGTPLLEDGDFLETPLSSNVYDGKTYGVPQVTDTLGLMYNKELFAKAGIEKAPTTWEEVKEDAALLKDKAGVDGIYVNSAGYFLLPFMYGEGGDLVDTESKTIEVASDENKAGIKVAQDLVTSGAAPKPDANDSYGTMMTLFKEGKVGMIINGPWEVANISNDPKFGGFDNLGIAPVPGGSAGAGAPVGGHNYVVYSGMDEAKADAATAFIQFMTSAESEAYLADELGLLPTNEGAYDLVKDNERVSAWKAALDVSVARPWIPEGGLFFAPLDEMATRVLVKDEDVSKVLDQTADKFKSDVVPDYDLP from the coding sequence ATGCGTCGCACGCTGCCCGTTGCCGGCATCGCTGCCCTCGCCCTCGTCCTGTCCGCCTGCGGCGGCGGAGACAGCGAGAGTGACGACAAGAAGTCCCCGAACGAGGTCGACCCGGCCTCGCTGTCGGCCGAGCTCACCTGGTGGGACACCTCGGACCCCACGAACGAGGCGCCTGCGTTCAAGGAGCTGATCAAGAAGTTCAACGCGGAGTACCCGAAGGTCAAGATCAACTACCAGTCGGTGCCCTTCGGCGAGGCGCAGAACAAGTTCAAGACCGCCGCCGAGGCCGGCCAGGGCGCACCCGACATCCTGCGCGCGGAGGTCGCCTGGGTGCCGGAGTTCGCGGCCGCCGGTCACCTCTACGCGCTCGACGGCACGCCGCTGCTGGAGGATGGCGACTTCCTCGAGACCCCGCTCTCGTCCAACGTGTACGACGGCAAGACCTACGGCGTCCCGCAGGTCACCGACACCCTCGGCCTGATGTACAACAAGGAGCTCTTCGCCAAGGCCGGCATCGAGAAGGCCCCCACCACCTGGGAGGAGGTGAAGGAGGACGCCGCGCTGTTGAAGGACAAGGCAGGCGTCGACGGCATCTACGTCAACAGCGCCGGTTACTTCCTGCTGCCGTTCATGTACGGCGAGGGCGGTGACCTCGTCGACACCGAGTCGAAGACCATCGAGGTCGCCTCGGACGAGAACAAGGCCGGCATCAAGGTAGCCCAGGACCTGGTGACGTCGGGCGCCGCGCCGAAGCCGGACGCCAACGACTCCTACGGGACGATGATGACCCTCTTCAAGGAGGGCAAGGTCGGCATGATCATCAACGGGCCGTGGGAGGTCGCCAACATCTCCAACGACCCGAAGTTCGGCGGCTTCGACAACCTGGGCATCGCCCCGGTCCCCGGCGGCTCCGCGGGTGCGGGCGCCCCGGTCGGCGGCCACAACTACGTCGTCTACTCCGGCATGGACGAGGCGAAGGCCGACGCGGCCACCGCGTTCATCCAGTTCATGACCTCGGCGGAGTCGGAGGCCTACCTGGCCGACGAGCTCGGTCTCCTGCCGACCAACGAGGGCGCCTACGACCTCGTGAAGGACAACGAGCGCGTCAGCGCCTGGAAGGCCGCCCTCGACGTCTCCGTCGCGCGGCCGTGGATCCCGGAGGGTGGCCTGTTCTTCGCGCCGCTCGACGAGATGGCCACGCGGGTCCTGGTGAAGGACGAGGACGTCTCGAAGGTGCTGGACCAGACGGCCGACAAGTTCAAGTCCGACGTCGTCCCGGACTACGACCTGCCGTGA